In the genome of Candidatus Schekmanbacteria bacterium, the window CGGCGCCTATTGTAGGTCCTGCTATTGCAGTTATATATGGATGGCTGCCGGGATTGCTATGGATTGTTTTTGGTTCCATATTTCTTGGCGCAGCACATGATTTTGCTGCTCTTGTAGTTTCTTTGCGCCATGGAGGACGATCAATTGGAGATTTAACAAAGGATATTATTGGAGCACGCGCAAGAAATTTATTCCTCATTTTGATATATTTCGGTTTAAGCATCGTGTTGGCTGTATTCGCCCTTGTTATAGGAGTGCTTTTCAAAGAACATCCACAAGCAGTATTCCCGACATTTTTTTTGATTGCTCTTGCAATGGTTATTGGCACATTGGTTTATAAAACTCCAATTGGCTTAGGACCTGCGACAGTTGCTGGTGTCCTTGTAATGGGGTGGAGTATTTGGTATGGAGTCTATCATCCTATTGGTGCTGATTTGGAGACATCACAATGGATTACAATTTTGATGATTTACGCATTCGTTGCCTCCATTCTTCCTGTATGGTTTCTGCTTCAACCTCGCGACTATTTAAATTCCTTTGCTTTATATTTTGGACTTGGAGCAATGTATTTGGGATTGTTTATTGTCAGACCTGAGATAGTGGCGCCTGTGATAAGAATAAAACCTGAAGGCGCTCCTCCAATTTTCCCTTTCTTGTTCATATTGATTGCTTGTGGAGCAATTTCTGGATTTCATTCTCTCGTTGCATCGGGGACAACGGCAAAGCAGATTGATAAAGAAACGGATTCTAAATTTGTGGGATATGGCGCAATGCTTGCAGAAGGAGCACTGGCAACAATGGCGCTTATTGCCTGTACTGCCGGTATTGGAAGCGCTGAAGCTTGGCAGGCAAGATATGCCACTTGGGGAGCGATGAATTCGCTTCAAAATAAACTTGGGGCATTTGTCGATGGTGCAGGAGGTTTTGTTTCCGCATTGGGCTTTTCTCTTGATTTTTCAAAAACCCTCGTCGTAGTAATCGTTGTATCTTTTGCAATGACGACTCTTGATACCTGCGCAAGGATGCTTCGCTTTATTGTTTCTGAAATAGGTGAGAGTGCAGGAATCACTGCATTGAAGAACAGATACATTGCTTCTGCTGTTGCTGTCCTTTCAGGGCTTGCACTTGCCAAAATACCGATGGGAAAAGTATCAACTGGAATGGCATTGTGGCCTGTTTTTGGGGCAACGAATCAAATATTGGGCGCTCTTGCACTGCTGACTATAAGCGTATATCTTTTCAAAAGACAAAGACCTATTGCTTATAGCATAATACCAATGTTTTTTATGCTTGCTATAACAATCTCTGCGATGATGATTAACATAAAAAAATATTATGAAAGCGGCAACTACTTCCTTCTTATTGTTGGTTCATTGATTTTGCTCCTCGAGATTTGGCTTGCCTTTGAAGCTTTTATTGTATTTCGTGAAAGCAGAACCGAAGAAAAAGCCGTTATGAATTCTCATTTTTAAAAATTCCTTAAACAATTAATTATTCCCGTTTATGGTGATAAATAAAAACCTTCCTTATGAAAGGATGTTAAGAATCTTAGATTTGATTTTATAAGGATAATTGATAATAATGCACAGAGGATGAAAAAAATTTAACAAAAAGAAAGTGAGTAAAATGATAAAATCGACTCTAATAAATGCGGCTATAAAAATTTTGGTCAAGGGCGATATCGAGATAAGAAGCTATCTTTGTCCAACTATTAAATCACCGAAATCCCATTGTAAGCTTTGCGTTGAAACCTGTCCTGCTGATGCAATTAGGCTTGCAGATGAGATAATCGATGAAAAGAAATGTTTCAATTGTGGAATATGCGTTTCTGTTTGCCCTGCCGGAGTATATTCATCACGCAATCAGCCTGATTCGAAGATTGTTGAAGAAGCGAAAAGTGCGGCTGTAAAGAAGAATGATTCCATTTCTCTCACTTTTTCATGTGGAATGGTTGAAGATGAAAATGAAACTTATAAATTGAAATGTCTTGGAAGATTGAATGAAAATATCATTCTTTGGCTTAAAAGGATGGGTATTGATGAAATATCATTCAACAGGGGAAACTGTGGGGATTGCACTCTTTCAGCAGGATATACAGTGTTTAAACAGAATTTGAGACTTTCACGTTTAATTGAGGATTCATTAGGCAATGATTTTTGGAAAAAGTATAAGGAATTATCCCAATCGAATAGAAGAGTAGGGAAAGAGGGAGGTGTGTCACGAAGAGACTTTTTTAGGGCAATAAGAGGGAAGGGGCTTCTAAAAGTTGGAGAATTGGTTGAGGATTTATCCGAAAAGGATAAAAAGTCAGATATAAAAAAGAAAGGAGAAAGCCCGAGGAGGCGTCTATTGAAGAAAATTATATTGCCTGCAGACAAAGCAGCTGAAGAGATTGAAGCATCAGGAGGAATTATGCTTCCATTTGCTGATGCATTAATAAATGATTTCTGTATTGCATGTGATGTTTGTGCAATGCTTTGTCCTACAGCGGCAATAAGAAAGGTAACAGTGGGGGGAGAATTTAAAATTCAGTTTTATTATGACCGCTGTTTCAATTGTGGATTGTGTAGTGAAGTTTGTCTTACAAAGGCGATAGAATTGAAGAGTATTTTTGACGCAAAAAGATTGGAAACTTCGTCACCAAAGATATTGAAATCATTTATTAAAAAGATTTGTGATCTTTGCGGACAAGAATTTGGCGCAGTATATGAAAATGAAGCTATCTGTTATATGTGCAGAAAAGTGGGGAAGTCTTCGAATAAGATGTAAAAAATTCTAAATTAATCCTTCTTCCAATGAAAATAACATAATGTACAGTGACAGTATAATTGTGTGAGTTTTTGGACATTCATTCCTTTGATTTTTATGGCAGGAAAGTCCTGAAATCGAATCTTTTTATTTCTTGCTTTATTCTCTAAAAGTGTTATTTCATCACCTAATTTGAGGTAACAATAGATGAAAAAAGAAGGGGTTTTTATTACATTTGAGGGAGGTGAAGGAAGCGGTAAAACCTCAGCAATTAATTTTGTGGCTGAGAGAATGAAAAAAGCCGGTGTTGATTATCTTTTGACAATGGAGCCGGGTGGGACAAAGATAGGAGAAGGTATAAGGAAAATTTTACTTTCTCCAAAGAGTAAAGGGATGGCACCTGAAACTGAGTTGATGCTTTATTGCGCAAGCAGAAGCGAGCATGTGAGAAAAGTAATCAAACCGGCTTTGAAGGACGGTAAAGTAGTCATATGTGACAGGTTTGATGATGCGACAATTGCATATCAGGGATACGGTAGAGGACTGAAACTGGATGATATAAAAAAAATTAATTCATATGTCTGTGAAGGTTTGAAGCCTGATTTGACAATTCTATTAGATGTTGATCCTGTCAAAGGATTGAAAAGAGCGTCTGCTCGTAACAGCAAAGACGGGAGATGGAATGAGGGAAGATTCGAAAAGGAAAAAATTCATTTTCATAATTTGGTTAGAGAGGGATATTTGAAAATTGCAAGGAGTGAAAAAAAGCGTATAAAGGTCATCGATTCATCTGTTGATTTAAAAAAATTGCAGGATTCAGTATGGCGAGAGATAGAAGCTTTTCTTATCCAAAAAGAGTTGCTTTTGCCTTTTAAAGAAAGCTGATATAAATAATGTAGGTTATTTTTTAACATTTTTATAAAAAGTTAATCATAAAAGAGGTTTGATTTGGTGAAACAATGGAAGTAGATGAAATTAGAGAGGAAAGAGAAGAAATCATATACTGCCGTCTTTTAGGCAGCTGCAGATCACAGAAATATCTGACACAAGGTGTTAGTTTGAGAAAAG includes:
- a CDS encoding carbon starvation protein A, producing MNGALLAVIVIAAFLASYFSYAGILGKKVLRLDASRITPAHKFRDDIDFVPTNRFVLFGHHFASIAGAAPIVGPAIAVIYGWLPGLLWIVFGSIFLGAAHDFAALVVSLRHGGRSIGDLTKDIIGARARNLFLILIYFGLSIVLAVFALVIGVLFKEHPQAVFPTFFLIALAMVIGTLVYKTPIGLGPATVAGVLVMGWSIWYGVYHPIGADLETSQWITILMIYAFVASILPVWFLLQPRDYLNSFALYFGLGAMYLGLFIVRPEIVAPVIRIKPEGAPPIFPFLFILIACGAISGFHSLVASGTTAKQIDKETDSKFVGYGAMLAEGALATMALIACTAGIGSAEAWQARYATWGAMNSLQNKLGAFVDGAGGFVSALGFSLDFSKTLVVVIVVSFAMTTLDTCARMLRFIVSEIGESAGITALKNRYIASAVAVLSGLALAKIPMGKVSTGMALWPVFGATNQILGALALLTISVYLFKRQRPIAYSIIPMFFMLAITISAMMINIKKYYESGNYFLLIVGSLILLLEIWLAFEAFIVFRESRTEEKAVMNSHF
- a CDS encoding 4Fe-4S dicluster domain-containing protein, translating into MIKSTLINAAIKILVKGDIEIRSYLCPTIKSPKSHCKLCVETCPADAIRLADEIIDEKKCFNCGICVSVCPAGVYSSRNQPDSKIVEEAKSAAVKKNDSISLTFSCGMVEDENETYKLKCLGRLNENIILWLKRMGIDEISFNRGNCGDCTLSAGYTVFKQNLRLSRLIEDSLGNDFWKKYKELSQSNRRVGKEGGVSRRDFFRAIRGKGLLKVGELVEDLSEKDKKSDIKKKGESPRRRLLKKIILPADKAAEEIEASGGIMLPFADALINDFCIACDVCAMLCPTAAIRKVTVGGEFKIQFYYDRCFNCGLCSEVCLTKAIELKSIFDAKRLETSSPKILKSFIKKICDLCGQEFGAVYENEAICYMCRKVGKSSNKM
- a CDS encoding dTMP kinase, whose translation is MKKEGVFITFEGGEGSGKTSAINFVAERMKKAGVDYLLTMEPGGTKIGEGIRKILLSPKSKGMAPETELMLYCASRSEHVRKVIKPALKDGKVVICDRFDDATIAYQGYGRGLKLDDIKKINSYVCEGLKPDLTILLDVDPVKGLKRASARNSKDGRWNEGRFEKEKIHFHNLVREGYLKIARSEKKRIKVIDSSVDLKKLQDSVWREIEAFLIQKELLLPFKES